The sequence below is a genomic window from Rhodococcus sp. 4CII.
CCGACGACACGTCCAGCGACACGGCCCGGCGGGTGTTCGCCTCGGCCCGGGCCACCACCCGGTCGCGCAGGAACGCGTACAGCTCGACGAAACCGGATTCGGTGTTGAGTTCCTCGTCCTGCAGTCGCAGCGCGTGCGAACGCAGCACCGACGAAATCGGGATCAGGGGAACGTCGAGACCGGCACGCGAGAGGTGCCCACGGTCGGCTCCGACGATGTCACGCCAGTGCGGGTACAGATCGGTCTTGCTGATCAGGCACGCCACCGACGGGCACAGGCTCGTGACCTGACGGATGAACCCGAGCTCCGGTTCGGTGAATTCCTGGCTGGCGTCGGAGAGGACGAACACGGCGTCTGACGCCGGAATCAACCCGAGTGTGCTCGCGGCGTGCGGGTTGCCTGCGCCACCGACGCCGGGCGTGTCGACGAGGACCAGCCCGTCGGCGAGAAGCGGGCTCGGGACGTTGACCTCGACCCGCAGGACCTCCCGGCCCTCGGCTCGCGGCGAGGCGGGGGTGATGCCGTTCAGCTCGTCGAGGGGCAGGGGCACGCGGATGGGGTCGGCGCCGGGATCGGCGAGGACGAGTTCCGCCGACGCGGTCTCGGCGTTCTGGACGACGGTGGGGATCGCAGTCGTCTCGTCGTCCCCCACCGAACACACGGTGAGGTTGAGGAGGGAATTCACGAACTGGCTCTTGCCCTGCTTGAGCGGCCCGACCACCACGATCCGCATCCGCGGGTCCTGGACCCGGGTCCGGGCCGAATCGAGCCGCTTCGCGAGGTCACCGCGACCGAACCGCTCGGCCACGCCCAGGGCCTGCGTGAGCAGCGCCGTCATCGACTGCGACCCGGCTGGACTCTTCTGGGCGGCTGCACTGTCCATGAGTTTCGTTGACCCGCAATTCTTCCGACCTCGTGCGGGCACCTGTTCGGTACCCCGACACCCGACTGTGTGAAACAGCCCCGTACGCATAACGCGTCCGGGGCTGATTTCGTTACATCGTACGGCGGTTCCGGCCGCCCCGTCTGGGGGATGCCGGAACCGCCGTCTCGTCACGGCTCGAGGTGATCGACCACGCCCGTGACGTCGTGCGAGAGGTCCACCGAGGAGTCGGTGTCGGCGAACAGCGAGCCATCGGTGGCACCGTGCAGGCCCGAGTCGGCGCCGAACGCGTTGTCCGCGTCGATCGACGACCAGGTGTCGGCTCCGGTGTCGACGGCGCCGCCCAGGGTGGACCCCAGGCCGCCTGCGACCGACCCGGTGGTGTCGGTCACGATCCCGCCGACCGCACCGAGGTCCGCGGAACCGCCCGTGGTGGCATCCGCAGTGGCGTCCGCGCCGGCGGAAGCGCCACCCGCGACCGATCCACCGGCGGACGCTGCGCCGTCGAGAGCGCCGCCGACGGCAGCTCCCCCGTCGACCGCTCCGTCGACGGCACCGTCGAGTGCGCCTCCGACCGAGGTGCCGAGCGATCCGAGTCCGCCCACACCACCCGACAGTCCGGCGCCGAGGTCGGCGGCCGCGTCGGTGGTGGCGTCCAGGCCACCGGTCAGGCCGGCCGTGGCGTTCACTGCGCTGTCCACGCCGCCTTCGATTCCACCGGCGACGCCGCCGCCGAGGCCGGCAGCCGCGTCCACCGTGCCGCCGAGGCTTCCGCCGACGTTCGCGGCCGTGTCCAGAGCGCCACCGACGGTGCCGCCCAGGTCAGCCGCCGTGTCGAGGGCGCCGCCCAGATTTGCGTCCAGGCTCGCACCGGCATCGGCGACCGCGCCGACCGAGGCACCGACATCGCCGACCGCGTCGACGGCACCGCCGACGCTGCCCGTCAGTGCCGAGCCGAGGCCCGCACCGGTGTCGAGGAGTCCACCCAGACCGCCGGTGAGGCCGCTGGTCAGACCGGCGCCCAGGCCACCGGCCGTGTCCAGTCCGCCGACCAGGTTGGTTCCGAGGCTGCCGCCCAGGTCCGCCCCGGCGTCGGCGACCGCGCCGACACCTGCCGCGACACCGGCACCGATGCCGGCCGCCGCGTCGGCGCCGCCCGCGACACCGCCGCCGACCGCCCCGCCCACATTGCCCGTCAGCTCACTGCCGGCGTCGAGCAGTCCGCCGAGCGCGCCGTCGACGCCGCCCGTCAGGCCACCCGCGAGTTCGGTGCCCGCGTCGAGCGCACCGTCCAGGGCGCCACCCACGCCGGCCGCGGCATCGAGGCCCAGGTCTGCGTCCAGAGCGGAGTCGAGATCGAGTCCGCCACCGGCCTCCAGTGCCGTCTCCAGTGCGGAACCGAGGGTCGCGCTGAGGCCACCGTCAGCTCCCAGGACGCCGCCGAGAGCGGTGCCCAGGGTGCTTCCGATGCTGCCCTCCGCGCCGAGCACGCTGTCGAGGTCGAGGGCGCCGCCGGTTTCCAGTGCGCCGCCGAGCACTCCGCCGAGCGCAGCACCGAGGTCCGCGCCCGCCGCGCCGCCGGCACCGAACGCCCCGCCCAGCAGGCCACCGAGGTCGGTCGCGCCGCCGAGGTCGATCCCGCCGTCCGCGCCGAGGACCGCGTCGAGCGCCGCACCCAGACCGGCGGTCGCGTCACCGTCGACTCCGAGGACGCCACCGAGCGCACTGCTGATCGTGGTGCCCAGATCGGCACCGGTGTCGAGGACACCGCCCAGCCCGAGCCCGCTCTCCAACGCGCCACCCAGGACGGTTCCGAGGTTCGCGCCGGCGTCGCCGCCCAGGCCGAGGGCCCCGCTCAGCGCCGTCGTCAGCTCCGACGTCAGTTCTCCGCCCAGGCCCAGGTCGCCGCCCAGCCCGAGGCCGGCGCCGAGGTCCAGGCCGCCGCCCAGCAGGCCGCCGAGGTCGATGTCCGTCACGCCGCCGGCGCCGAGCACGGCGTCGAGGGTGGTGCCCAGTTCGGTGGCCAGGCCACCGTCCAGGCCGAGTGCGCCGCCGAGGACCGTGCCGAGTGCGGCGTCCAGTCCCAGTCCGCTGTCGAGTGCGCCGGACAGGGCGCCGCCCAGGCCGCCGTCCAGGTCCAGGGCGCCGCCGAGCAGACCGCCCAGCGCGCCGCCGAGGTCGGCGCTGACGTCGCCGCCGGCACCGAGAACACCACCGAGGATGCCGCTCAACGCGCCACCCAGGCCGGCGTCGGTACCGAGCACCGCGCCGAGGTCGAGTCCGCCGCCGGCACCGAGCACGGCGTCCAGCGCGGTACCCAGACCGGCCGTGAGGTCGCCGCCCACTCCGAGTTCACCACCGAGCAGACCGCCCAGCGCCCCGCCGAGGCTGCCGCCCGCACCGAGGATCGCGTCGAGGTCCAGCCCGCCGCCCAGATCCGCGATCGAACCGAGGGTCGCGCCCAGCGCCCCACCGAGGTCGGCGCTCAGGTCGCCGCCGGCACCGAGAACACCACCGAGCGCGCCACCGAGGACCGCACCGAGGTCGGTACCGAGCACCCCGCCGAGCGAACCGGCGACGTCACCGAGCAGGTCACCGCCGAGCAGGCCGTCGAGGGTGGCACCCAATCCGCCACCGGCACCGATGGCCGCGTCGAGCGCACCACCCAGTGCGCCACCGAGACCGGCGTCGACACCGAGCACGCTCCCGAGGGTCGTTCCGAGAACGGCACCGAGATCCAGGCCGCCGGCGACGCCGGTGAGGATGTCGCCGTCCAGGCTGCCACCCAGGTCCACGACGCTGCCGAGCGCGGCACCGAGTGCCGCACCCAGCTCGGCGCCCAGGTCGCCGCCGATCGACAGTGCGGGCGCGAGGATCCCGGTGAGACCACCGGCCACGTTGAGCACCGGCAGTGCCGTGATGGCCGCGGTGAGAGTGGTGGCGAGCTGCGCGGTCACGTCGGCACCCAGTCCGAGGGCGCCGCCGAGGGCGCCGCTGACCACGGTGCCGATGTCGAGGGCGCTGCCGAGGTCGAGGCCACCGGTGAGGGAGAGGGCCGCGTCGAGGGCAGCACCCAGTGCTGCGCCGAGCTGTGCACCGATCTCGCCGCCGATCTCCAGGGCCGCACCGAGAGCGGCGCTCAAACCAGCTGCCAGTTCCCCGGCGAAGTCGAAGTCGCCGCCCAGGCCGGCGCCGAGGCCGAGGCCGGCGCCCGCACCGAGACCGACGGCCCCGCCGAGGCCACCGCCGAGACCGAGGCCCGCACCCAGGCCGCCGCCCAGGCCGCCACCGACACCCGCGCCGATACCGCCGGCGACGTCATGGACGACATTCGCACCGGCGCCCACGATCGCGGCCAGATCGGCTCCGCTGCCCGCGAACAATCCCGACTCCGCGACCAGGGGAGCGACGGCGACGATGTCGGCGTGACTCACACCCTGCAGGCCGGCGGCGCACAGCGCATCGGTCGGGTTGGCGCAGTAGGCCGCGGCCGCCTGCTCGTCGCGAAGAAGGCCGAGGATGAAGTCGAGGACGGCGTTGGTAGCCATGGCAATCTCTCCTGTGCTCGTGGATCGGGGAGTTCGGGTGGCCACCACAACTGCTGTGACGGCGAGTGAAATACACGTTATGGATCGTCGGCCCCCAGCCCAACGGGGCGGCGCCCCCCACTCGGGGTCCCCGGTATCGGGGATCTCCCACCGGGGGTCGGGCCCTCCCCGTTAGGGGATGGGGGGCCGTTAGGGGATCGGCCCCGTAACTGCCGTCGACCAGCGACGTCGGCGTAACGAAACGGCCACCGCACGCGACAATTCGAGTGACCACGACGGCCTCGGCCGTCACATACGACGGCGGCATCGACCGTTTGACACAGGCGGCGGCGTGACGCCCGCCCGGACCACAGGAGTGGAACATGGCTGCAGCGCTCGGCATCGGTGTCGGTTCGGTCAATACGGTGGCCGCCGTCGACACGGACGGGGCGGCCGTGACGGATGCCACCGACCTCACCGTGCTGTCCCGCGCGAGCGTGCTGCACCTCTCCCCCGACCGGGCGCCGGTACTCGGCGACGACGTCGGGGAACCGGATGCGGTGACGGTGTCCGATTTCGCGAACCGCGTCGGCGACCCGGTCGGGATCCTCACCGACGACGGCTCGACGTATTCCGGTGAAGATCTCGTGGCCACGGCCGTCAGCTGCATCGTGCACGAGGCCGCGTCGGGCAGGCACGGACTCCCGACCACGGTCGTCACCCACCCGACCGTCTGGCCGCCGTACACGGTCGGGGTCCTCGCCGACGCGCTCGAGCAGGCCGGCGTCGCCGGCGCCACCCTCGTGTCGGAGGCGCAGGCGGTGATGACGTGGCTCGAGCAGACCCGCGGCGCACTCGGCGACGCCCTGACCGTGATCTACGACCTCGGCGGCACCTCGCTCGACATCACCCTGTTCCGTTCGGACGCGCACGGCACCGAGACGGGGGTGCTCGGCAAGCCGATGCGGTCCGAG
It includes:
- a CDS encoding IniB N-terminal domain-containing protein; protein product: MATNAVLDFILGLLRDEQAAAAYCANPTDALCAAGLQGVSHADIVAVAPLVAESGLFAGSGADLAAIVGAGANVVHDVAGGIGAGVGGGLGGGLGAGLGLGGGLGGAVGLGAGAGLGLGAGLGGDFDFAGELAAGLSAALGAALEIGGEIGAQLGAALGAALDAALSLTGGLDLGSALDIGTVVSGALGGALGLGADVTAQLATTLTAAITALPVLNVAGGLTGILAPALSIGGDLGAELGAALGAALGSVVDLGGSLDGDILTGVAGGLDLGAVLGTTLGSVLGVDAGLGGALGGALDAAIGAGGGLGATLDGLLGGDLLGDVAGSLGGVLGTDLGAVLGGALGGVLGAGGDLSADLGGALGATLGSIADLGGGLDLDAILGAGGSLGGALGGLLGGELGVGGDLTAGLGTALDAVLGAGGGLDLGAVLGTDAGLGGALSGILGGVLGAGGDVSADLGGALGGLLGGALDLDGGLGGALSGALDSGLGLDAALGTVLGGALGLDGGLATELGTTLDAVLGAGGVTDIDLGGLLGGGLDLGAGLGLGGDLGLGGELTSELTTALSGALGLGGDAGANLGTVLGGALESGLGLGGVLDTGADLGTTISSALGGVLGVDGDATAGLGAALDAVLGADGGIDLGGATDLGGLLGGAFGAGGAAGADLGAALGGVLGGALETGGALDLDSVLGAEGSIGSTLGTALGGVLGADGGLSATLGSALETALEAGGGLDLDSALDADLGLDAAAGVGGALDGALDAGTELAGGLTGGVDGALGGLLDAGSELTGNVGGAVGGGVAGGADAAAGIGAGVAAGVGAVADAGADLGGSLGTNLVGGLDTAGGLGAGLTSGLTGGLGGLLDTGAGLGSALTGSVGGAVDAVGDVGASVGAVADAGASLDANLGGALDTAADLGGTVGGALDTAANVGGSLGGTVDAAAGLGGGVAGGIEGGVDSAVNATAGLTGGLDATTDAAADLGAGLSGGVGGLGSLGTSVGGALDGAVDGAVDGGAAVGGALDGAASAGGSVAGGASAGADATADATTGGSADLGAVGGIVTDTTGSVAGGLGSTLGGAVDTGADTWSSIDADNAFGADSGLHGATDGSLFADTDSSVDLSHDVTGVVDHLEP